In Natronoarchaeum mannanilyticum, a genomic segment contains:
- a CDS encoding ABC transporter permease, with product MSLAAVAQKDFEDAARSKMLWSLTSLLVLLIGVFYVAAWYFADDPGATQLVQGLALPMQVIVPLAALIAGYMSIVGERRSGSIKVLLGLPPTRSDVVFGKLLGRSGVVATAVLTAFVVATVLSGLLIGGVPLVELGGLLLASILLGLAFVGIAVGVSAAVSSRGRAMAAVVGTYLLFLGFWDVLIGGLYRLVTGAFPPSPIVPQNPVEPWALLLQRLNPMEAYGIVASALIDTRVFPLTLQFPIGINPTANPNVATADLVAGEAPFYLNDWFAGVVLLAWFVVPVVLGYVRFRGVDLG from the coding sequence ATGAGCCTCGCCGCGGTCGCCCAGAAGGACTTCGAGGACGCCGCCCGGTCGAAGATGCTCTGGTCGCTGACGAGCCTGCTGGTCCTGCTCATCGGCGTCTTCTACGTCGCCGCCTGGTACTTCGCCGACGATCCGGGGGCGACCCAGCTCGTCCAGGGGCTCGCGCTGCCGATGCAGGTGATCGTTCCTCTCGCGGCCCTGATCGCTGGGTACATGTCGATCGTCGGCGAGCGACGATCGGGCAGCATCAAGGTGCTGCTCGGCCTGCCGCCGACCCGAAGCGACGTCGTGTTCGGAAAGCTGCTGGGTCGCAGCGGCGTCGTCGCCACGGCGGTCCTGACGGCGTTCGTCGTCGCGACCGTCCTGAGCGGCTTACTGATCGGCGGCGTCCCGCTCGTCGAGCTCGGCGGCCTGCTGCTGGCCTCGATTCTGCTCGGGCTGGCCTTCGTCGGGATCGCCGTCGGCGTCTCCGCGGCGGTGTCCTCCCGCGGCCGGGCGATGGCCGCCGTCGTCGGCACGTACCTGCTGTTTCTGGGCTTCTGGGACGTCCTGATCGGCGGACTCTACCGGCTCGTTACGGGCGCGTTCCCCCCGTCGCCGATCGTCCCGCAGAACCCCGTCGAACCGTGGGCGCTGCTCCTCCAGCGGCTCAACCCGATGGAGGCCTACGGCATCGTCGCGAGCGCCCTGATCGACACGCGGGTGTTCCCCCTGACGCTGCAGTTCCCGATCGGGATCAATCCGACGGCGAACCCGAACGTCGCGACGGCCGATCTGGTCGCGGGCGAGGCGCCGTTCTACCTGAACGACTGGTTCGCCGGGGTCGTCCTGCTGGCGTGGTTCGTCGTGCCCGTCGTGCTGGGGTACGTTCGGTTCCGCGGCGTCGACCTCGGATGA
- a CDS encoding DUF424 domain-containing protein: MIVNERETDEGLLVAVCDRDALGETYESGDVSLTVDEEFYGGERVDAEDVVDSLARATVANIVGTESVELAIEHGFVEEANVLEVGSTLHAQVLRVA, translated from the coding sequence GTGATCGTCAACGAGCGCGAGACCGACGAGGGGTTGCTCGTCGCGGTCTGCGACCGGGACGCGCTCGGCGAAACCTACGAGAGCGGCGACGTGTCGCTGACCGTCGACGAGGAGTTCTACGGCGGCGAGCGGGTCGACGCGGAGGACGTCGTCGACAGCCTCGCGCGGGCGACCGTCGCGAACATCGTCGGCACCGAATCGGTCGAACTCGCGATCGAACACGGGTTCGTCGAGGAGGCGAACGTCCTCGAAGTCGGTTCGACGCTGCACGCCCAGGTGCTCCGGGTCGCCTGA
- a CDS encoding site-2 protease family protein, translating to MSEPEWDDRGPSVEAFAEIFYVYEVRSSGDRIEYYGTPLVPRQRVIEELWPAFRDAGYELQFVRDGGETVLVAEPADGGTAGVPWTNVVLFLATAASTLLVGAAWYRIDLASDPLAVLRAWPFAAAVLGVFGVHEMGHYVMSRYHGVRASLPYFIPVPTLFGTMGAVIKMKGRMPDRKALFDIGVAGPLAGLVATVVVTVVGLQLDPVTTVDPAARSGEGVVLRLNHPPLLDALAALTGHADRSSFHPVVVGGWLGMFITFLNMIPVGQLDGGHISRAMFGEYQETIAAAVPGALIALGAYLHFVRDVGLNSVGIWFFWGAIAVFMSLVGAVRPIDDSPLDRKRFVVGAVTFVLAGLCFTPVPIEMLG from the coding sequence ATGTCCGAGCCGGAGTGGGACGATCGGGGACCGTCAGTGGAGGCGTTCGCCGAAATCTTTTACGTCTACGAGGTACGCTCGAGCGGCGACCGCATCGAGTACTACGGGACACCGCTGGTGCCCCGACAGCGCGTGATCGAGGAGCTCTGGCCGGCGTTTCGGGACGCGGGCTACGAGCTACAGTTCGTGCGCGACGGCGGCGAGACCGTGCTGGTGGCGGAGCCCGCGGACGGCGGGACCGCGGGCGTCCCGTGGACCAACGTCGTGTTGTTTCTCGCGACGGCCGCATCGACGCTGCTGGTCGGGGCGGCGTGGTACCGGATCGACCTGGCGAGCGATCCTCTCGCAGTCCTTCGGGCGTGGCCGTTCGCGGCCGCCGTGCTGGGCGTGTTCGGCGTCCACGAGATGGGTCACTACGTCATGAGCCGGTACCACGGCGTGCGCGCGTCGCTACCGTACTTCATCCCGGTGCCGACGCTGTTCGGCACGATGGGCGCTGTGATCAAGATGAAAGGGCGGATGCCGGACCGGAAGGCGCTGTTCGACATCGGCGTCGCCGGGCCGCTGGCGGGGCTGGTCGCGACGGTCGTCGTCACCGTCGTCGGACTCCAGTTAGATCCCGTGACGACGGTCGATCCGGCCGCCCGGAGCGGCGAGGGGGTGGTGCTCCGCCTGAACCACCCGCCGCTGCTGGATGCCCTCGCCGCCCTGACGGGCCACGCCGACCGTTCGTCGTTCCACCCCGTCGTCGTCGGCGGCTGGCTCGGGATGTTCATCACGTTCCTCAACATGATCCCCGTCGGCCAGCTCGACGGCGGCCACATCTCCCGCGCGATGTTCGGCGAGTACCAGGAGACGATCGCCGCGGCCGTCCCCGGCGCGCTGATCGCGCTGGGCGCGTACCTCCACTTCGTCCGGGACGTGGGACTCAACAGTGTCGGCATCTGGTTCTTCTGGGGCGCTATCGCGGTGTTCATGTCGCTCGTCGGCGCCGTCCGGCCGATCGACGACTCGCCGCTGGACCGTAAGCGGTTCGTCGTCGGCGCGGTCACGTTCGTCCTCGCGGGCCTGTGTTTCACGCCGGTTCCGATCGAGATGCTCGGGTAG
- a CDS encoding oxidoreductase, with translation MSDDQWTSERMPDLSGDTVVVTGANSGLGFAATREFARKGARVVMACRTVDRGEDARAEIEAAVPAASLSVVECDLGDRSSIRAFAEKFRDRHDALDILCNNAGVMAIPYRETADGIERQFGVNHLGHFALTGYLLHSLRQSEGQSRVVTQSSGLHERGELDVERVRRRARRDGDPDDYDRWDAYARSKLANVLFAYELDRRLDATGADVVSAACHPGYAATNLQTRGAEMSGSTVKRWLQTAANRLFAQSADDGALPMLYAATAEDVQGGEYVGPGGFMNMRGAPERQRSSELSYDRALAAELWAASEELTGVTYDLERPASTP, from the coding sequence ATGTCGGACGACCAGTGGACGAGCGAGCGGATGCCCGACCTCTCGGGCGACACCGTCGTCGTGACGGGCGCCAACAGCGGGCTCGGCTTCGCGGCGACCCGCGAGTTCGCCCGCAAGGGCGCCCGCGTCGTGATGGCCTGCCGAACCGTCGACCGCGGAGAGGATGCCAGAGCGGAGATCGAGGCGGCGGTTCCGGCGGCGTCGCTGTCGGTCGTGGAGTGCGACCTCGGCGACCGCTCGTCGATCCGGGCGTTCGCCGAGAAGTTCCGGGACCGCCACGACGCGCTCGATATTCTGTGTAACAACGCCGGCGTGATGGCGATCCCCTACCGGGAAACCGCGGACGGGATCGAGCGCCAGTTCGGCGTCAACCACCTGGGCCACTTCGCGCTGACGGGCTACTTGCTCCACTCGCTCCGACAGTCGGAGGGGCAGTCCCGCGTCGTTACCCAGAGCAGCGGCCTCCACGAGCGGGGCGAACTCGACGTCGAGCGCGTGCGACGACGCGCACGGCGGGACGGCGACCCCGACGACTACGACCGCTGGGACGCCTACGCCCGCAGCAAGCTCGCGAACGTGCTGTTCGCCTACGAGCTCGACCGGCGGCTCGACGCCACCGGCGCGGACGTGGTGAGCGCGGCGTGTCACCCCGGCTACGCGGCGACCAATCTGCAGACTCGCGGCGCGGAGATGTCCGGCTCGACGGTCAAGCGTTGGCTCCAGACCGCGGCCAACCGCCTGTTCGCCCAGAGCGCCGACGACGGCGCCCTGCCGATGCTGTACGCCGCGACCGCCGAGGACGTGCAGGGCGGCGAGTACGTCGGGCCCGGCGGGTTCATGAACATGCGAGGCGCGCCCGAGCGCCAGCGCTCCAGCGAACTGTCCTACGACCGGGCGCTGGCCGCCGAGCTGTGGGCGGCCTCCGAGGAGCTCACCGGCGTCACGTACGATCTCGAACGGCCCGCGTCGACGCCGTGA
- a CDS encoding DUF7123 family protein: protein MSATSQPSTDGEQPTTESKEQRLRGFLAEKATDGELYFKSKFIADEVGLSPKEIGALMVKLSDSCTDLEIEKWSYTSATTWRVEPA, encoded by the coding sequence ATGAGCGCCACATCACAACCCTCCACGGACGGCGAGCAGCCCACGACCGAGAGCAAGGAACAGCGTCTCCGCGGCTTCCTCGCCGAGAAGGCGACCGACGGCGAGCTCTACTTCAAGAGCAAGTTCATCGCCGACGAGGTCGGTCTCTCCCCCAAGGAGATCGGCGCCCTGATGGTGAAGCTGAGCGACTCCTGCACTGACCTCGAGATCGAGAAGTGGTCGTACACGAGCGCGACGACCTGGCGCGTCGAGCCCGCGTAA
- the thiL gene encoding thiamine-phosphate kinase: MDEREALAMLASELPGAGDDAAVIGDQVVTTDMLHETTDFPAGTTRYTAGWRAVGASLSDVAAMGARATAAVAAYGAPELDREEIEAFVAGASDVCEAVDAAYVGGDLDGHEEFTVATTALGDADDPVRRSGAQPGDAVCVTGTLGRSAAALELFDDGKPERANDLFRFEPRVAAGRALAPDATAMMDSSDGLARSLHQLAEASDCGVEIDGDAVPIDDAVAEVATDDAERREMGLFFGEDFELVVAIPEDRLDAAIERCPTPLSRVGTVTGAGVEIDGEPLPDRGFTHGKE; the protein is encoded by the coding sequence ATGGACGAGCGCGAGGCGCTGGCGATGCTGGCGTCGGAGCTTCCGGGCGCCGGCGACGACGCTGCCGTGATCGGCGACCAGGTCGTCACGACCGACATGCTCCACGAGACGACGGACTTCCCGGCGGGGACGACCCGCTACACCGCGGGCTGGCGCGCGGTCGGCGCGTCGCTGTCGGACGTCGCCGCGATGGGCGCCCGGGCGACCGCTGCCGTCGCGGCGTACGGCGCTCCAGAACTCGACCGCGAGGAGATCGAAGCGTTCGTCGCGGGCGCGAGCGACGTCTGCGAGGCGGTCGACGCGGCCTACGTCGGCGGCGATCTCGACGGCCACGAGGAGTTCACCGTCGCGACGACCGCGCTGGGCGACGCCGACGACCCGGTGCGCCGATCCGGTGCCCAGCCGGGCGACGCCGTCTGCGTCACGGGAACGCTCGGTCGCAGCGCCGCCGCGCTCGAACTGTTCGATGACGGCAAACCGGAGCGCGCGAACGACCTCTTTCGATTCGAGCCCCGCGTCGCGGCCGGTCGCGCGCTGGCGCCCGACGCCACCGCGATGATGGACTCCAGCGACGGCCTCGCGCGGTCGCTCCACCAGCTCGCGGAAGCCAGCGACTGCGGCGTCGAGATCGACGGCGACGCCGTGCCGATCGACGACGCCGTCGCCGAGGTCGCTACGGACGACGCCGAACGGCGAGAGATGGGCCTGTTCTTCGGCGAGGACTTCGAGCTCGTGGTGGCGATTCCCGAGGATCGGCTGGACGCCGCAATCGAGCGCTGTCCGACGCCGCTCTCGCGCGTCGGAACGGTCACCGGGGCGGGCGTCGAAATCGACGGCGAGCCGCTACCGGATCGCGGCTTCACGCACGGCAAGGAGTAG
- a CDS encoding ABC transporter ATP-binding protein, with product MTAIETDGLTKRFGDVVAVDDVNLQVEEGEVFGFLGPNGAGKSTTINMLLDFARPTEGSATVLGYDAQDESEQIHRRVGVLPEGFDLYERLSGRKHVAFAMKTKNIDGDPDAILRRVGLSDEDARRPAGDYSKGMRQRLAFGMALVGDPDLLIMDEPSSGLDPTGINEMQELVREETERGTTVFFSSHILEHVEEICDRVGIMNRGELVAIGTLDELHDRIGGDATLELDLDDVPQRAVDDLPSIDGVTGAERRDGTVEVRCAAPTAKAEAINRVEAAGATVLDIRVEDQSIDELFEQLTGAGEPASETADGDALETEVTA from the coding sequence ATGACAGCAATCGAGACGGACGGCCTCACCAAGCGGTTCGGCGACGTGGTGGCCGTCGACGACGTGAACTTACAGGTCGAGGAGGGCGAGGTGTTCGGCTTTCTGGGCCCGAACGGCGCCGGGAAGTCGACGACGATCAACATGCTGCTCGACTTCGCGCGACCGACCGAGGGCTCCGCGACCGTCCTCGGGTACGACGCTCAGGACGAATCCGAGCAGATCCACCGCCGCGTCGGCGTCCTCCCGGAGGGGTTCGACCTCTACGAGCGCCTCTCGGGCCGCAAGCACGTCGCCTTCGCCATGAAAACCAAGAATATCGACGGCGACCCCGACGCGATCCTGCGCCGCGTCGGCTTGAGCGACGAGGACGCCCGGCGGCCCGCCGGCGACTACTCGAAGGGGATGCGCCAACGCCTCGCCTTCGGGATGGCGCTGGTCGGCGATCCGGACCTGCTGATCATGGACGAGCCCTCCAGCGGGCTCGACCCGACCGGGATCAACGAGATGCAGGAGCTCGTCCGCGAGGAGACCGAGCGCGGCACGACGGTGTTTTTCTCCAGCCACATCCTCGAACACGTCGAGGAGATCTGCGACCGGGTCGGGATCATGAACCGCGGCGAACTCGTCGCGATCGGGACGCTCGACGAGCTTCACGACCGGATCGGCGGCGACGCCACGCTGGAGCTCGATCTCGACGACGTGCCCCAGCGCGCGGTCGACGACCTGCCGTCGATCGACGGCGTCACCGGCGCCGAGCGCCGCGATGGCACTGTCGAGGTTCGCTGTGCCGCCCCGACCGCCAAGGCCGAGGCGATCAACCGCGTCGAGGCGGCCGGTGCGACGGTGTTGGACATCCGGGTCGAAGATCAGTCGATCGACGAGCTGTTCGAGCAGCTGACCGGAGCCGGCGAGCCAGCGTCCGAAACAGCTGACGGCGATGCGCTCGAAACGGAGGTGACCGCATGA
- a CDS encoding tetratricopeptide repeat protein, which produces MTNSDDDRPEEHQFSEGQGFGDAHDAFDLDPPELEVDPDQVDPVDSRAIPDMLDESTIQDDAIDADALIDVGLNYMSINRYEQATETFERTARHADDERVEQEAWVNKGVAHAELEEWDAAIGAHREALSIDEDSDHAATAETNLAYALWEAGRTEQALDHSERAVEIDSRFAQGWYNRGFFLLERGLAEDAVNCFDNAIRLGLRNSNILEEKARALEELGKYDEAEEIVEEAEELREEAEQELIE; this is translated from the coding sequence ATGACTAACTCCGACGACGATCGACCCGAGGAGCACCAGTTCTCCGAGGGGCAGGGGTTCGGCGACGCTCACGACGCGTTCGACCTGGACCCGCCGGAGCTCGAGGTCGATCCCGATCAGGTCGACCCCGTCGACTCCCGGGCGATCCCGGACATGCTGGACGAGTCGACGATTCAGGACGACGCCATCGACGCCGACGCGCTGATCGACGTCGGGCTCAACTACATGAGCATCAACCGCTACGAACAGGCCACCGAGACGTTCGAGCGGACCGCTCGTCACGCCGACGACGAGCGCGTCGAGCAGGAGGCGTGGGTGAACAAGGGCGTGGCCCACGCCGAGCTCGAGGAGTGGGACGCCGCGATCGGCGCCCACCGCGAGGCGCTGTCGATCGACGAGGACAGCGACCACGCCGCGACGGCCGAGACGAATCTCGCGTACGCGCTCTGGGAGGCGGGCCGCACCGAGCAGGCGCTGGACCACTCCGAGCGCGCCGTCGAGATCGACAGCCGGTTCGCGCAGGGCTGGTACAACCGCGGCTTCTTCCTGCTGGAGCGCGGCCTCGCCGAGGACGCGGTGAACTGCTTCGACAACGCGATCCGCCTGGGGCTTCGCAACTCGAACATCCTCGAGGAGAAGGCCCGCGCGCTCGAAGAGCTCGGCAAGTACGACGAGGCCGAGGAGATCGTCGAGGAAGCCGAGGAGCTTCGCGAAGAGGCCGAACAGGAGCTGATAGAGTGA
- a CDS encoding 30S ribosomal protein S19e yields MTTLYDVPAEALIDALAEDLADSIEEPDWAEFAATGVEAELPPEQDDFWETRAASLLRKVAVDGPVGVERLSTQYGGSKNGSNRYRVAPDKRVDGSKKIIRTILQQLEEEDLIQTAEGEGRRVTPEGQSLLDETAEEVLEDLDRPELEKYA; encoded by the coding sequence ATGACGACGCTCTACGACGTTCCCGCGGAAGCGCTCATCGACGCGCTCGCGGAGGACCTCGCGGACAGCATCGAGGAACCCGACTGGGCCGAGTTCGCCGCCACCGGCGTCGAGGCCGAACTGCCACCCGAACAGGACGACTTCTGGGAGACCCGCGCGGCCAGCCTGCTCCGCAAGGTCGCCGTCGACGGCCCCGTCGGCGTCGAGCGCCTCTCGACGCAGTACGGCGGCTCGAAGAACGGTTCGAACCGCTACCGCGTCGCCCCTGACAAGCGCGTCGACGGCAGCAAGAAGATCATCCGGACGATCCTCCAGCAGCTCGAGGAGGAGGACCTGATCCAGACCGCCGAGGGCGAGGGCCGCCGCGTCACCCCCGAGGGCCAGAGCCTGCTCGACGAGACGGCCGAGGAAGTCCTCGAGGACCTCGACCGCCCCGAGCTCGAGAAGTACGCCTGA
- a CDS encoding radical SAM protein: MISKGCEQCANGGKMVLFVYGYCDQRDCFYCPLGENRKNVTDVYANERKVESDEDVIAEAERMDALGTSITGGEPQEALDRTCHYLELLKDEYGEDHHTHLYTGITGGRENMRRLSEAGLDEIRFHPPFEQWGDLHGTEWEDILYVAREEGLTPAFEIPGIRAEEEFLEFLDEGAADFCNVNEFEMSDGNYRRMQEQGFELKEGHMSAVEGSRDEILDVMGDHEKVYFCTSVFKDAAQHRRRLKRMAKNIRREFDDVTDDGTIVYGKTWVTERRLDELGVPEEFYTVKSDHVELAWWLLEEMVEDGDVPEGEIVEQYPTVDGTVVERTPLA; the protein is encoded by the coding sequence ATGATCTCGAAGGGCTGCGAGCAGTGCGCCAACGGGGGGAAGATGGTGCTGTTCGTCTACGGATACTGCGACCAGCGCGACTGCTTTTACTGCCCGCTCGGCGAGAACCGCAAGAACGTCACCGACGTGTACGCCAACGAGCGCAAAGTCGAGTCCGACGAGGACGTCATCGCGGAGGCCGAGCGGATGGACGCGCTCGGCACCTCGATCACCGGCGGGGAGCCCCAGGAGGCGCTGGACCGGACCTGCCACTACCTCGAACTGCTGAAAGACGAGTACGGCGAGGACCACCACACCCACCTCTACACCGGTATCACGGGCGGTCGCGAGAATATGCGTCGCCTCTCGGAGGCGGGCCTCGACGAAATTCGCTTCCACCCGCCGTTCGAACAGTGGGGCGACCTCCACGGCACCGAGTGGGAGGACATTCTCTACGTCGCCCGCGAGGAGGGTCTCACGCCCGCCTTCGAGATTCCCGGCATCCGCGCCGAAGAGGAGTTCCTCGAGTTCCTCGACGAGGGCGCCGCCGACTTCTGCAACGTCAACGAGTTCGAGATGAGCGACGGCAACTACCGCCGGATGCAGGAGCAGGGCTTCGAACTCAAGGAGGGCCACATGAGCGCCGTCGAGGGCTCGCGCGACGAGATCCTCGACGTGATGGGCGACCACGAGAAGGTGTACTTCTGCACGAGCGTGTTCAAGGACGCCGCCCAGCACCGCCGCCGCCTGAAGCGGATGGCCAAAAATATCCGCCGAGAGTTCGACGACGTCACCGACGACGGCACGATCGTCTACGGGAAGACCTGGGTCACGGAACGGCGTCTCGACGAGCTGGGCGTCCCCGAGGAGTTCTACACCGTCAAGTCCGACCACGTCGAGCTCGCCTGGTGGCTCCTCGAAGAGATGGTCGAGGACGGCGACGTGCCCGAGGGCGAGATCGTCGAACAGTACCCAACCGTCGACGGGACCGTGGTCGAGCGGACGCCGCTGGCGTAG
- the thpR gene encoding RNA 2',3'-cyclic phosphodiesterase yields MSRRLFVSVDLPDELADDVAQLQERFEDASGLNFTDPEQAHVTLKFLGDVADDRVGAVEDAVSEAVDDADIEPFTARYEGLGVFPSMEYISVLWLGVAEGGDELTRLHEAIEDRTTAMGFDPEDHEFTPHVTLARMEHAGGKELVQRGVREWDAAVGETTVEDVRLTESELTSEGPVYSTVDRFPL; encoded by the coding sequence ATGAGCAGACGACTGTTCGTCAGCGTCGATCTGCCCGACGAACTCGCGGACGACGTCGCCCAGTTGCAGGAGCGCTTCGAGGACGCGAGCGGGCTGAACTTCACTGATCCCGAGCAGGCGCACGTCACGCTGAAATTCCTCGGCGACGTCGCCGACGATCGCGTCGGAGCGGTCGAGGACGCCGTCTCTGAGGCGGTCGATGACGCCGACATTGAGCCGTTCACCGCCCGCTACGAGGGGCTCGGCGTATTCCCGTCGATGGAGTACATCAGCGTCCTCTGGCTGGGCGTCGCCGAGGGCGGCGACGAGCTAACCCGCCTGCACGAGGCGATCGAGGACCGGACGACCGCGATGGGGTTCGACCCGGAGGACCACGAGTTCACGCCCCACGTCACGCTCGCGCGGATGGAACACGCGGGCGGCAAAGAACTCGTCCAGCGCGGCGTCCGCGAGTGGGACGCCGCCGTCGGCGAGACGACCGTCGAGGACGTGCGGTTGACCGAGAGCGAACTGACGAGCGAGGGTCCCGTTTACTCGACCGTCGATCGATTCCCGCTCTGA
- a CDS encoding DUF7411 family protein, giving the protein MRLGLLYSGGKDSTLAALLLDEFYDVTLVTAHFGVTDDWEHAEETARRLGYEFERVELDADVAAEAVEQMFEDGYPRNAIQSVHMHALETVADMEFAAVADGTRRDDRVPSVSRAQAQSLEDRHGVDYIAPLSGFGRGAVDRLVDATLDVTVGPSEEIPRSDYEAELRALLAEEHGADAIGEVFPDHEQTYVTDVRSAGDE; this is encoded by the coding sequence ATGCGGCTCGGGCTGCTCTACAGCGGGGGGAAGGACTCGACGCTGGCGGCGCTGCTCCTCGACGAGTTCTACGACGTGACGCTGGTCACCGCCCACTTCGGCGTCACCGACGACTGGGAACACGCCGAGGAAACCGCCCGGCGCCTGGGATACGAGTTCGAGCGCGTCGAGCTCGACGCCGACGTCGCCGCGGAGGCCGTCGAGCAGATGTTCGAGGACGGCTACCCCCGCAACGCCATCCAGTCGGTGCACATGCACGCGCTGGAAACCGTCGCGGACATGGAGTTCGCGGCGGTCGCGGACGGCACCCGGCGCGACGATCGAGTCCCATCAGTATCGCGGGCACAGGCCCAGAGCCTCGAAGACCGCCACGGCGTCGACTACATCGCGCCGCTGTCGGGGTTCGGCCGCGGCGCCGTCGACCGCCTCGTCGACGCGACGCTCGACGTCACGGTCGGGCCGAGCGAGGAGATCCCCCGCTCGGACTACGAGGCCGAACTTCGGGCGCTGCTGGCGGAGGAACACGGCGCCGATGCGATCGGCGAGGTGTTCCCCGACCACGAGCAGACGTACGTGACCGACGTGCGATCGGCGGGCGACGAATAA
- a CDS encoding DNA-binding protein, whose protein sequence is MSGSPDDDEIEEIRQKKMEQLKEQQGGEGAQEAQQARQEQADAQKKAILRQNLTDGARKRLNTVKMSKPDFGEQVERQVIALAQSGRVQGQIDEDQMKDLLRELKPDSQSFNISRR, encoded by the coding sequence ATGAGCGGCAGCCCCGACGACGACGAGATCGAGGAGATCCGACAGAAGAAGATGGAACAGCTCAAAGAACAGCAGGGCGGCGAGGGCGCCCAGGAGGCCCAGCAAGCCCGCCAGGAGCAGGCCGACGCCCAGAAGAAGGCGATCCTCCGCCAGAACCTCACCGACGGCGCGCGCAAGCGGCTCAACACCGTCAAGATGTCCAAGCCCGACTTCGGCGAGCAGGTCGAGCGTCAGGTGATCGCGCTGGCCCAGAGCGGCCGCGTCCAGGGGCAGATCGACGAGGACCAGATGAAAGACCTCCTCCGGGAACTCAAGCCCGACTCCCAGAGTTTCAACATCAGCCGACGCTGA
- a CDS encoding winged helix-turn-helix domain-containing protein, producing the protein MTDDEDAELLSLLDDEYARAILIETSKEPMSADALTERCDASPPTVYRRIDRLDEHDLVEAEQELDPDGHHYKTYRARLERVSVELSDGEMEVRVDRTDENAADRFTRLYEEL; encoded by the coding sequence ATGACCGACGATGAGGACGCGGAGCTGCTCTCGCTGCTCGACGACGAGTACGCGCGAGCGATCCTCATCGAGACCAGCAAGGAACCGATGTCCGCCGACGCGCTCACCGAGCGCTGCGACGCCTCGCCCCCGACGGTGTACCGCCGGATCGACCGGCTCGACGAGCACGACCTGGTCGAGGCCGAACAGGAGCTCGATCCCGACGGCCACCACTACAAGACCTACCGCGCCCGGCTCGAACGCGTCTCCGTCGAGCTCTCGGACGGCGAGATGGAGGTCCGCGTCGACAGAACCGACGAAAACGCCGCGGACCGGTTCACCCGGCTGTACGAGGAGCTCTGA
- a CDS encoding DUF6517 family protein has translation MSQNRRRFLAASGTALAGSLAGCVGFILGNEALEVSASEATVSQSARDDTGYEENTVEEVEIERTFEAGGQERTVVATNWQAEYDRAVEVGGFDSFEGAKFIAFSTPKVEIANKTFNPVGDRDHRDLVRLVQDSYEGLESVTGVGEYTAGILGSQATVGEYEGEATFAGTGQTVDLSLHVTNPIEHDEDFIVCVGAYPNYPPLTDGEADNVETLFAGVEH, from the coding sequence ATGTCACAAAATCGTCGACGGTTTCTCGCCGCCTCCGGGACGGCGCTGGCCGGCTCGCTCGCGGGCTGTGTCGGTTTCATTCTCGGAAACGAGGCGCTGGAGGTCTCGGCGAGCGAGGCGACGGTCTCCCAGAGCGCGCGCGACGACACCGGGTACGAGGAGAACACCGTCGAGGAGGTCGAGATCGAACGGACCTTCGAGGCCGGCGGGCAGGAGCGGACGGTCGTGGCGACCAACTGGCAGGCCGAGTACGACCGCGCAGTCGAGGTCGGGGGGTTCGATAGCTTCGAGGGCGCGAAGTTCATCGCCTTCTCGACGCCGAAGGTCGAGATCGCGAACAAGACGTTCAACCCCGTCGGCGACAGAGACCACCGGGACCTCGTGCGACTGGTCCAGGATAGCTACGAGGGGCTCGAAAGCGTCACCGGCGTCGGCGAGTACACCGCCGGTATCCTCGGTAGCCAAGCGACTGTCGGCGAGTACGAGGGCGAGGCGACGTTCGCCGGGACGGGCCAGACCGTCGACCTCTCCTTGCACGTCACGAACCCGATCGAACACGACGAGGACTTCATCGTCTGCGTCGGCGCGTACCCGAACTACCCGCCGCTGACCGACGGCGAGGCCGACAACGTCGAGACGTTGTTCGCCGGCGTCGAGCACTGA